A genomic segment from Cyprinus carpio isolate SPL01 chromosome A22, ASM1834038v1, whole genome shotgun sequence encodes:
- the LOC122134912 gene encoding hyphally-regulated protein-like isoform X5 — MTARAYCSLIAVLSCLSGYLRITDATMSFPTLVAGFCPMKLTVVPSRRGCFFDGDCSGGDKCCMFESGSACVPPVSMTFPTIVAGFCPMKLTVVPSRRGCFSDGDCSGGDKCCIFESGPACVPPVSMDRIIQQSMVKPGLCPPPTNGRRSCTSSCDGDSDCPNNEKCCSNGCGHYCTAPYTVKPGQCPKPKNAPECAESCFHDGQCPDTQKCCPTTCGHACSEADEGNGQGSGYASVHVSVQAGDHGSGYVSIQTSDRGSSYGSGSSSGSGGGSGTGSGSGTSYASGTSSGSGSDQGSGQAQESSSGSTSTSGTDSGSAAGSGSGSDQGSGQAQGSSSASASSSGTGSESGSGQGSSSASASSSGTGSGSGSSFVFISI, encoded by the exons ATGACAGCTCGAGCGTACTGCTCGCTGATTGCTGTTTTATCATGTCTGTCTGGATACTTGCGCATAACCGATGCCACAA tgaGCTTCCCAACACTGGTGGCCGGTTTCTGTCCGATGAAGCTGACGGTCGTGCCGTCCCGTCGAGGATGTTTTTTTGATGGAGACTGCTCTGGAGGAGACAAATGCTGTATGTTTGAGTCGGGGTCTGCCTGTGTGCCGCCTGTTTCCA tgaCCTTCCCAACAATTGTGGCCGGTTTCTGTCCGATGAAGCTGACGGTCGTGCCATCCCGTCGAGGATGTTTTTCTGATGGAGACTGCTCTGGAGGAGACAAATGCTGTATATTTGAGTCGGGGCCTGCATGCGTGCCGCCTGTTTCCA tggaTAGAATTATTCAGCAGTCAATGGTGAAGCCAGGACTGTGTCCACCCCCAACCAATGGAAGAAGATCGTGTACCTCATCCTGTGATGGTGACTCTGACTGTCCCAACAATGAGAAGtgctgcagcaatggatgtggACATTACTGTACGGCTCCATATACAG TGAAGCCGGGTCAATGTCCCAAACCAAAGAACGCTCCAGAATGTGCTGAAAGCTGTTTCCATGATGGCCAGTGTCCTGACACACAGAAGTGTTGCCCAACCACCTGTGGCCATGCATGCAGTGAAGCAGATGAAGGAAATGGTCAGGGAAGTGGTTACGCAAGTGTTCATGTAAGTGTTCAGGCAGGTGATCATGGAAGTGGTTATGTGAGTATTCAGACAAGTGATCGTGGAAGTAGTTATGGAAGTGGAAGTAGTTCTGGAAGTGGAGGTGGTTCTGGAACTGGTTCTGGCAGTGGAACTAGTTATGCAAGTGGAACTAG TTCTGGAAGTGGAAGCGATCAGGGAAGCGGTCAG GCTCAGGAAAGTAGTTCTGGAAGTACAAGTACTTCGGGAACTGATTCTGGAAGTGCAGCTGGTTCTGGAAGTGGAAGCGATCAGGGAAGCGGTCAGGCTCAGGGAAGTAGTTCTGCAAGTGCAAGTAGTTCGGGAACGGGTTCTGAAAGTGGAAGCGGTCAGGGAAGTAGTTCTGCAAGTGCAAGTAGTTCGGGAACTGGCTCTGGAAGTGgaagtagttttgtttttatatcaatataa
- the LOC122134912 gene encoding GPI-anchored hemophore cfmA-like isoform X1: MTARAYCSLIAVLSCLSGYLRITDATMSFPTLVAGFCPMKLTVVPSRRGCFFDGDCSGGDKCCMFESGSACVPPVSMTFPTIVAGFCPMKLTVVPSRRGCFSDGDCSGGDKCCIFESGPACVPPVSMDRIIQQSMVKPGLCPPPTNGRRSCTSSCDGDSDCPNNEKCCSNGCGHYCTAPYTVKPGQCPKPKNAPECAESCFHDGQCPDTQKCCPTTCGHACSEADEGNGQGSGYASVHVSVQAGDHGSGYVSIQTSDRGSSYGSGSSSGSGGGSGTGSGSGTSYASGTSYASGTSSGSGSDQGSCQAQGSSSGSASSSGSGSDQGSGQAQESSSGSTSSSETGSASGTSYASGSGQAQESSSGSTSTSGTDSGSAAGSGSGSDQGSGQAQGSSSASASSSGTGSESGSGQGSSSASASSSGTGSGSGSSFVFISI; the protein is encoded by the exons ATGACAGCTCGAGCGTACTGCTCGCTGATTGCTGTTTTATCATGTCTGTCTGGATACTTGCGCATAACCGATGCCACAA tgaGCTTCCCAACACTGGTGGCCGGTTTCTGTCCGATGAAGCTGACGGTCGTGCCGTCCCGTCGAGGATGTTTTTTTGATGGAGACTGCTCTGGAGGAGACAAATGCTGTATGTTTGAGTCGGGGTCTGCCTGTGTGCCGCCTGTTTCCA tgaCCTTCCCAACAATTGTGGCCGGTTTCTGTCCGATGAAGCTGACGGTCGTGCCATCCCGTCGAGGATGTTTTTCTGATGGAGACTGCTCTGGAGGAGACAAATGCTGTATATTTGAGTCGGGGCCTGCATGCGTGCCGCCTGTTTCCA tggaTAGAATTATTCAGCAGTCAATGGTGAAGCCAGGACTGTGTCCACCCCCAACCAATGGAAGAAGATCGTGTACCTCATCCTGTGATGGTGACTCTGACTGTCCCAACAATGAGAAGtgctgcagcaatggatgtggACATTACTGTACGGCTCCATATACAG TGAAGCCGGGTCAATGTCCCAAACCAAAGAACGCTCCAGAATGTGCTGAAAGCTGTTTCCATGATGGCCAGTGTCCTGACACACAGAAGTGTTGCCCAACCACCTGTGGCCATGCATGCAGTGAAGCAGATGAAGGAAATGGTCAGGGAAGTGGTTACGCAAGTGTTCATGTAAGTGTTCAGGCAGGTGATCATGGAAGTGGTTATGTGAGTATTCAGACAAGTGATCGTGGAAGTAGTTATGGAAGTGGAAGTAGTTCTGGAAGTGGAGGTGGTTCTGGAACTGGTTCTGGCAGTGGAACTAGTTATGCAAGTGGAACTAGTTATGCAAGTGGAACTAGTTCTGGAAGTGGAAGCGATCAGGGAAGCTGTCAGGCTCAGGGAAGTAGTTCTGGAAGTGCAAGCAGTTCTGGAAGTGGAAGCGATCAGGGAAGCGGTCAGGCTCAGGAAAGTAGTTCTGGAAGTACAAGTAGTTCGGAAACTGGTTCTGCAAGTGGAACTAGTTATGCAAGTGGAAGCGGTCAGGCTCAGGAAAGTAGTTCTGGAAGTACAAGTACTTCGGGAACTGATTCTGGAAGTGCAGCTGGTTCTGGAAGTGGAAGCGATCAGGGAAGCGGTCAGGCTCAGGGAAGTAGTTCTGCAAGTGCAAGTAGTTCGGGAACGGGTTCTGAAAGTGGAAGCGGTCAGGGAAGTAGTTCTGCAAGTGCAAGTAGTTCGGGAACTGGCTCTGGAAGTGgaagtagttttgtttttatatcaatataa
- the LOC122134912 gene encoding hyphally-regulated protein-like isoform X4, with amino-acid sequence MTARAYCSLIAVLSCLSGYLRITDATMSFPTLVAGFCPMKLTVVPSRRGCFFDGDCSGGDKCCMFESGSACVPPVSMDRIIQQSMVKPGLCPPPTNGRRSCTSSCDGDSDCPNNEKCCSNGCGHYCTAPYTVKPGQCPKPKNAPECAESCFHDGQCPDTQKCCPTTCGHACSEADEGNGQGSGYASVHVSVQAGDHGSGYVSIQTSDRGSSYGSGSSSGSGGGSGTGSGSGTSYASGTSYASGTSSGSGSDQGSCQAQGSSSGSASSSGSGSDQGSGQAQESSSGSTSSSETGSASGTSYASGSGQAQESSSGSTSTSGTDSGSAAGSGSGSDQGSGQAQGSSSASASSSGTGSESGSGQGSSSASASSSGTGSGSGSSFVFISI; translated from the exons ATGACAGCTCGAGCGTACTGCTCGCTGATTGCTGTTTTATCATGTCTGTCTGGATACTTGCGCATAACCGATGCCACAA tgaGCTTCCCAACACTGGTGGCCGGTTTCTGTCCGATGAAGCTGACGGTCGTGCCGTCCCGTCGAGGATGTTTTTTTGATGGAGACTGCTCTGGAGGAGACAAATGCTGTATGTTTGAGTCGGGGTCTGCCTGTGTGCCGCCTGTTTCCA tggaTAGAATTATTCAGCAGTCAATGGTGAAGCCAGGACTGTGTCCACCCCCAACCAATGGAAGAAGATCGTGTACCTCATCCTGTGATGGTGACTCTGACTGTCCCAACAATGAGAAGtgctgcagcaatggatgtggACATTACTGTACGGCTCCATATACAG TGAAGCCGGGTCAATGTCCCAAACCAAAGAACGCTCCAGAATGTGCTGAAAGCTGTTTCCATGATGGCCAGTGTCCTGACACACAGAAGTGTTGCCCAACCACCTGTGGCCATGCATGCAGTGAAGCAGATGAAGGAAATGGTCAGGGAAGTGGTTACGCAAGTGTTCATGTAAGTGTTCAGGCAGGTGATCATGGAAGTGGTTATGTGAGTATTCAGACAAGTGATCGTGGAAGTAGTTATGGAAGTGGAAGTAGTTCTGGAAGTGGAGGTGGTTCTGGAACTGGTTCTGGCAGTGGAACTAGTTATGCAAGTGGAACTAGTTATGCAAGTGGAACTAGTTCTGGAAGTGGAAGCGATCAGGGAAGCTGTCAGGCTCAGGGAAGTAGTTCTGGAAGTGCAAGCAGTTCTGGAAGTGGAAGCGATCAGGGAAGCGGTCAGGCTCAGGAAAGTAGTTCTGGAAGTACAAGTAGTTCGGAAACTGGTTCTGCAAGTGGAACTAGTTATGCAAGTGGAAGCGGTCAGGCTCAGGAAAGTAGTTCTGGAAGTACAAGTACTTCGGGAACTGATTCTGGAAGTGCAGCTGGTTCTGGAAGTGGAAGCGATCAGGGAAGCGGTCAGGCTCAGGGAAGTAGTTCTGCAAGTGCAAGTAGTTCGGGAACGGGTTCTGAAAGTGGAAGCGGTCAGGGAAGTAGTTCTGCAAGTGCAAGTAGTTCGGGAACTGGCTCTGGAAGTGgaagtagttttgtttttatatcaatataa
- the LOC122134912 gene encoding GPI-anchored hemophore cfmA-like isoform X2 has protein sequence MTARAYCSLIAVLSCLSGYLRITDATMSFPTLVAGFCPMKLTVVPSRRGCFFDGDCSGGDKCCMFESGSACVPPVSMTFPTIVAGFCPMKLTVVPSRRGCFSDGDCSGGDKCCIFESGPACVPPVSMDRIIQQSMVKPGLCPPPTNGRRSCTSSCDGDSDCPNNEKCCSNGCGHYCTAPYTVKPGQCPKPKNAPECAESCFHDGQCPDTQKCCPTTCGHACSEADEGNGQGSGYASVHVSVQAGDHGSGYVSIQTSDRGSSYGSGSSSGSGGGSGTGSGSGTSYASGTSSGSGSDQGSGQAQESSSGSTSSSETGSASGTSYASGSGQAQESSSGSTSTSGTDSGSAAGSGSGSDQGSGQAQGSSSASASSSGTGSESGSGQGSSSASASSSGTGSGSGSSFVFISI, from the exons ATGACAGCTCGAGCGTACTGCTCGCTGATTGCTGTTTTATCATGTCTGTCTGGATACTTGCGCATAACCGATGCCACAA tgaGCTTCCCAACACTGGTGGCCGGTTTCTGTCCGATGAAGCTGACGGTCGTGCCGTCCCGTCGAGGATGTTTTTTTGATGGAGACTGCTCTGGAGGAGACAAATGCTGTATGTTTGAGTCGGGGTCTGCCTGTGTGCCGCCTGTTTCCA tgaCCTTCCCAACAATTGTGGCCGGTTTCTGTCCGATGAAGCTGACGGTCGTGCCATCCCGTCGAGGATGTTTTTCTGATGGAGACTGCTCTGGAGGAGACAAATGCTGTATATTTGAGTCGGGGCCTGCATGCGTGCCGCCTGTTTCCA tggaTAGAATTATTCAGCAGTCAATGGTGAAGCCAGGACTGTGTCCACCCCCAACCAATGGAAGAAGATCGTGTACCTCATCCTGTGATGGTGACTCTGACTGTCCCAACAATGAGAAGtgctgcagcaatggatgtggACATTACTGTACGGCTCCATATACAG TGAAGCCGGGTCAATGTCCCAAACCAAAGAACGCTCCAGAATGTGCTGAAAGCTGTTTCCATGATGGCCAGTGTCCTGACACACAGAAGTGTTGCCCAACCACCTGTGGCCATGCATGCAGTGAAGCAGATGAAGGAAATGGTCAGGGAAGTGGTTACGCAAGTGTTCATGTAAGTGTTCAGGCAGGTGATCATGGAAGTGGTTATGTGAGTATTCAGACAAGTGATCGTGGAAGTAGTTATGGAAGTGGAAGTAGTTCTGGAAGTGGAGGTGGTTCTGGAACTGGTTCTGGCAGTGGAACTAGTTATGCAAGTGGAACTAG TTCTGGAAGTGGAAGCGATCAGGGAAGCGGTCAGGCTCAGGAAAGTAGTTCTGGAAGTACAAGTAGTTCGGAAACTGGTTCTGCAAGTGGAACTAGTTATGCAAGTGGAAGCGGTCAGGCTCAGGAAAGTAGTTCTGGAAGTACAAGTACTTCGGGAACTGATTCTGGAAGTGCAGCTGGTTCTGGAAGTGGAAGCGATCAGGGAAGCGGTCAGGCTCAGGGAAGTAGTTCTGCAAGTGCAAGTAGTTCGGGAACGGGTTCTGAAAGTGGAAGCGGTCAGGGAAGTAGTTCTGCAAGTGCAAGTAGTTCGGGAACTGGCTCTGGAAGTGgaagtagttttgtttttatatcaatataa
- the LOC122134912 gene encoding GPI-anchored hemophore cfmA-like isoform X3 — MTARAYCSLIAVLSCLSGYLRITDATMSFPTLVAGFCPMKLTVVPSRRGCFFDGDCSGGDKCCMFESGSACVPPVSMTFPTIVAGFCPMKLTVVPSRRGCFSDGDCSGGDKCCIFESGPACVPPVSMDRIIQQSMVKPGLCPPPTNGRRSCTSSCDGDSDCPNNEKCCSNGCGHYCTAPYTVKPGQCPKPKNAPECAESCFHDGQCPDTQKCCPTTCGHACSEADEGNGQGSGYASVHVSVQAGDHGSGYVSIQTSDRGSSYGSGSSSGSGGGSGTGSGSGTSYASGTSYASGTSSGSGSDQGSCQAQGSSSGSASSSGSGSDQGSGQAQESSSGSTSTSGTDSGSAAGSGSGSDQGSGQAQGSSSASASSSGTGSESGSGQGSSSASASSSGTGSGSGSSFVFISI, encoded by the exons ATGACAGCTCGAGCGTACTGCTCGCTGATTGCTGTTTTATCATGTCTGTCTGGATACTTGCGCATAACCGATGCCACAA tgaGCTTCCCAACACTGGTGGCCGGTTTCTGTCCGATGAAGCTGACGGTCGTGCCGTCCCGTCGAGGATGTTTTTTTGATGGAGACTGCTCTGGAGGAGACAAATGCTGTATGTTTGAGTCGGGGTCTGCCTGTGTGCCGCCTGTTTCCA tgaCCTTCCCAACAATTGTGGCCGGTTTCTGTCCGATGAAGCTGACGGTCGTGCCATCCCGTCGAGGATGTTTTTCTGATGGAGACTGCTCTGGAGGAGACAAATGCTGTATATTTGAGTCGGGGCCTGCATGCGTGCCGCCTGTTTCCA tggaTAGAATTATTCAGCAGTCAATGGTGAAGCCAGGACTGTGTCCACCCCCAACCAATGGAAGAAGATCGTGTACCTCATCCTGTGATGGTGACTCTGACTGTCCCAACAATGAGAAGtgctgcagcaatggatgtggACATTACTGTACGGCTCCATATACAG TGAAGCCGGGTCAATGTCCCAAACCAAAGAACGCTCCAGAATGTGCTGAAAGCTGTTTCCATGATGGCCAGTGTCCTGACACACAGAAGTGTTGCCCAACCACCTGTGGCCATGCATGCAGTGAAGCAGATGAAGGAAATGGTCAGGGAAGTGGTTACGCAAGTGTTCATGTAAGTGTTCAGGCAGGTGATCATGGAAGTGGTTATGTGAGTATTCAGACAAGTGATCGTGGAAGTAGTTATGGAAGTGGAAGTAGTTCTGGAAGTGGAGGTGGTTCTGGAACTGGTTCTGGCAGTGGAACTAGTTATGCAAGTGGAACTAGTTATGCAAGTGGAACTAGTTCTGGAAGTGGAAGCGATCAGGGAAGCTGTCAGGCTCAGGGAAGTAGTTCTGGAAGTGCAAGCAGTTCTGGAAGTGGAAGCGATCAGGGAAGCGGTCAG GCTCAGGAAAGTAGTTCTGGAAGTACAAGTACTTCGGGAACTGATTCTGGAAGTGCAGCTGGTTCTGGAAGTGGAAGCGATCAGGGAAGCGGTCAGGCTCAGGGAAGTAGTTCTGCAAGTGCAAGTAGTTCGGGAACGGGTTCTGAAAGTGGAAGCGGTCAGGGAAGTAGTTCTGCAAGTGCAAGTAGTTCGGGAACTGGCTCTGGAAGTGgaagtagttttgtttttatatcaatataa
- the LOC122134912 gene encoding GPI-anchored hemophore cfmA-like isoform X6 — translation MTARAYCSLIAVLSCLSGYLRITDATMSFPTLVAGFCPMKLTVVPSRRGCFFDGDCSGGDKCCMFESGSACVPPVSMTFPTIVAGFCPMKLTVVPSRRGCFSDGDCSGGDKCCIFESGPACVPPVSMDRIIQQSMVKPGLCPPPTNGRRSCTSSCDGDSDCPNNEKCCSNGCGHYCTAPYTVKPGQCPKPKNAPECAESCFHDGQCPDTQKCCPTTCGHACSEADEGNGQGSGYASVHVSVQAGDHGSGYVSIQTSDRGSSYGSGSSSGSGGGSGTGSGSGTSYASGTSYASGTSSGSGSDQGSCQAQGSSSGTDSGSAAGSGSGSDQGSGQAQGSSSASASSSGTGSESGSGQGSSSASASSSGTGSGSGSSFVFISI, via the exons ATGACAGCTCGAGCGTACTGCTCGCTGATTGCTGTTTTATCATGTCTGTCTGGATACTTGCGCATAACCGATGCCACAA tgaGCTTCCCAACACTGGTGGCCGGTTTCTGTCCGATGAAGCTGACGGTCGTGCCGTCCCGTCGAGGATGTTTTTTTGATGGAGACTGCTCTGGAGGAGACAAATGCTGTATGTTTGAGTCGGGGTCTGCCTGTGTGCCGCCTGTTTCCA tgaCCTTCCCAACAATTGTGGCCGGTTTCTGTCCGATGAAGCTGACGGTCGTGCCATCCCGTCGAGGATGTTTTTCTGATGGAGACTGCTCTGGAGGAGACAAATGCTGTATATTTGAGTCGGGGCCTGCATGCGTGCCGCCTGTTTCCA tggaTAGAATTATTCAGCAGTCAATGGTGAAGCCAGGACTGTGTCCACCCCCAACCAATGGAAGAAGATCGTGTACCTCATCCTGTGATGGTGACTCTGACTGTCCCAACAATGAGAAGtgctgcagcaatggatgtggACATTACTGTACGGCTCCATATACAG TGAAGCCGGGTCAATGTCCCAAACCAAAGAACGCTCCAGAATGTGCTGAAAGCTGTTTCCATGATGGCCAGTGTCCTGACACACAGAAGTGTTGCCCAACCACCTGTGGCCATGCATGCAGTGAAGCAGATGAAGGAAATGGTCAGGGAAGTGGTTACGCAAGTGTTCATGTAAGTGTTCAGGCAGGTGATCATGGAAGTGGTTATGTGAGTATTCAGACAAGTGATCGTGGAAGTAGTTATGGAAGTGGAAGTAGTTCTGGAAGTGGAGGTGGTTCTGGAACTGGTTCTGGCAGTGGAACTAGTTATGCAAGTGGAACTAGTTATGCAAGTGGAACTAGTTCTGGAAGTGGAAGCGATCAGGGAAGCTGTCAGGCTCAGGGAAGTAG TTCGGGAACTGATTCTGGAAGTGCAGCTGGTTCTGGAAGTGGAAGCGATCAGGGAAGCGGTCAGGCTCAGGGAAGTAGTTCTGCAAGTGCAAGTAGTTCGGGAACGGGTTCTGAAAGTGGAAGCGGTCAGGGAAGTAGTTCTGCAAGTGCAAGTAGTTCGGGAACTGGCTCTGGAAGTGgaagtagttttgtttttatatcaatataa